A part of Citrifermentans bremense genomic DNA contains:
- a CDS encoding FkbM family methyltransferase, which produces MDLDGVKLLLKQGLEFARGHRLPKAPELSCPTLTLGDPSYGAWTFCPQGLTPGGIVYSFGVGEDISWDLAIIEKYGVAVHAFDPTPRSAEFVKRQSLPGEFVFHPYGLADYDGTALFYPPENSEWVSHTLLRRRATAGKAIEVQVRRLETIMLLLGHDKINLLKMDIEGAEYGVIPDILNSSLVAGGAEQLLVEFHHRFPGKGVKDTIFCIEALEKAGLRSFHISQNGEDWGFAREDGKVAP; this is translated from the coding sequence TTGGACCTGGACGGAGTGAAACTGCTGCTCAAACAGGGGCTGGAATTTGCGCGCGGACATCGCCTCCCCAAAGCGCCCGAGCTATCCTGCCCGACATTGACCCTTGGCGACCCGAGCTATGGTGCCTGGACCTTCTGTCCACAGGGGCTCACACCCGGCGGGATCGTCTACTCCTTTGGCGTCGGAGAGGACATAAGCTGGGACCTCGCCATCATCGAGAAGTACGGCGTCGCCGTCCACGCCTTCGACCCCACGCCGCGCTCGGCTGAGTTCGTGAAACGGCAGAGCTTACCCGGCGAATTCGTTTTCCACCCCTACGGCCTGGCGGACTACGACGGGACAGCGCTTTTCTATCCCCCCGAAAACTCGGAGTGGGTGAGCCACACCCTGCTCAGGCGCCGCGCGACAGCGGGAAAGGCTATAGAGGTCCAGGTGCGACGCCTGGAGACCATCATGTTGCTTTTGGGCCACGATAAGATCAACCTGCTCAAGATGGACATCGAGGGGGCTGAGTACGGCGTCATCCCCGACATTCTCAACAGTTCCCTCGTGGCGGGCGGGGCGGAGCAGCTGCTGGTCGAGTTTCACCACCGCTTTCCCGGCAAAGGGGTTAAAGACACCATCTTTTGCATCGAGGCGCTGGAAAAAGCAGGCCTGCGCTCCTTCCACATCTCACAAAACGGAGAGGATTGGGGATTCGCACGGGAAGACGGGAAGGTGGCTCCTTGA
- a CDS encoding CgeB family protein encodes MKLLIVTSSYTTYLQAFYGSRPDLRASCYDEQKAAYEADAFGWSACWRDALLPYGWEVSDIVWNVEPMQRAWARERGIKEWGELDLKQIALLQAKEFQPDLVWFDDHDPAFLKALRHEISAIKAALGWVGSAMPKTPVWRDLDLVLSCAPESVQTLKDAGYPALVFPHSFDPAVLRRLEQRQKSAHISFVGQLLRFNDFHLRRDEILELLAGQVPLAIHSPTSSGSGVEELRSLVKVAVNLGMTGLTHLGISENTLRRLPLLGAVAGLTPGQCRPVNPRLRPFLKPPVFGLEMFQLLADSLLALNIHADSSPEFASNMRLYEVTGVGSCLVSDWKSNLHEIFEPDSEVAVFQSAEECVEKVKWLLEHKSAAEEMGRAGQRRTLENYTFAHRAPKLAEILERLVRIQAPSSGKGA; translated from the coding sequence TTGAAACTGCTGATCGTCACCTCATCCTATACCACCTATCTGCAGGCGTTTTACGGCTCGCGTCCGGATCTTCGTGCCTCCTGCTATGACGAGCAGAAGGCGGCTTACGAGGCGGATGCATTCGGCTGGTCTGCCTGCTGGCGCGATGCGCTGCTTCCCTATGGCTGGGAGGTCAGCGACATCGTCTGGAACGTGGAGCCGATGCAGCGCGCCTGGGCCAGGGAGCGGGGGATCAAGGAGTGGGGCGAGCTCGACTTGAAACAGATCGCGCTCCTGCAGGCAAAGGAGTTCCAGCCCGACCTCGTCTGGTTCGACGATCATGATCCGGCCTTTCTGAAAGCCCTCAGGCATGAGATTTCTGCCATCAAGGCGGCCTTGGGTTGGGTGGGGAGCGCCATGCCGAAGACTCCGGTATGGCGGGACCTAGATCTGGTCCTCTCATGTGCGCCGGAATCGGTGCAGACCCTGAAAGACGCCGGCTATCCTGCTCTCGTCTTTCCGCACAGCTTCGATCCAGCCGTTCTCCGCCGCCTTGAGCAGCGGCAAAAGAGCGCGCACATCTCCTTCGTCGGTCAACTGCTGCGCTTCAACGACTTTCACCTGCGGCGGGACGAGATTTTGGAGCTGCTGGCCGGGCAGGTGCCCTTGGCTATCCATTCCCCGACTTCTTCGGGGTCGGGTGTTGAGGAACTGAGGTCGCTGGTGAAGGTAGCAGTGAACCTTGGCATGACGGGGCTCACCCACTTAGGCATATCTGAAAATACACTGCGGCGGTTGCCGCTGCTCGGAGCGGTTGCGGGGCTTACGCCCGGGCAGTGCCGGCCAGTCAACCCGCGGCTGCGCCCCTTCCTGAAACCGCCGGTATTCGGCCTGGAGATGTTCCAATTGCTCGCAGACTCGCTGCTAGCCCTCAACATACATGCCGACTCCTCGCCCGAGTTCGCGTCCAACATGAGACTCTACGAGGTGACTGGCGTCGGTTCCTGCCTGGTGAGCGACTGGAAGAGCAATTTGCACGAGATCTTTGAGCCGGACAGCGAGGTGGCGGTTTTCCAATCTGCCGAGGAGTGCGTAGAAAAGGTGAAGTGGCTTCTGGAGCATAAAAGCGCGGCCGAAGAGATGGGGAGGGCAGGGCAGCGCCGCACCCTGGAGAACTACACCTTTGCCCATCGTGCGCCGAAGCTTGCTGAAATCCTCGAGCGGTTGGTGCGGATCCAGGCGCCTTCGTCTGGCAAGGGGGCATGA